Proteins encoded together in one Schumannella luteola window:
- a CDS encoding MFS transporter has product MTTTTAPGGTSQARDGSPDKLRTAIGSAVGTTIENYDFLAYGTAAALYFGTDFFPSSDPVVGVLLGFLTFGIGFAVRPIGGLIGGYLGDKIGRKPVLVGALMVMGISTVLIGVLPTYAQVGLLAPLLLGFIRVVQGLAFGAEWGGAILMTFEHAPWKKRGRYTAIPQAGVPFGVLLANVVFLLSSQLDSELAWRLPFLLSAVLIIAGMIIRLKVSESPEFEHTKEMGLVVKNPLWQVIKNDWRTVLRVIALRLAESGGFYVIVTYMLSYLTSGDDPITERSVALTGLIAAAALGVVTTILWGTLTDRIGRRPVYIVGTLLLIAFAFPMFLLVNTSAPYLIVFVYIVAMSVIHDMLAGTQGAWFSELFSTNTRASGASIGYQFSAAISGFIPLIATAVAVVLGWGGVAIVYAACGVLGLLGALLTRETWGKRERADVDRAIAEVK; this is encoded by the coding sequence ATGACCACCACCACCGCCCCCGGGGGCACCTCCCAGGCCCGTGACGGGTCGCCCGACAAGCTGCGCACCGCGATCGGCAGCGCCGTCGGAACCACGATCGAGAACTACGACTTCCTGGCGTACGGCACCGCCGCCGCGCTCTACTTCGGAACCGATTTCTTCCCGTCGAGCGACCCGGTCGTCGGCGTGCTGCTCGGCTTCCTGACCTTCGGCATCGGCTTCGCCGTGCGCCCCATCGGCGGGCTCATCGGCGGCTACCTCGGCGACAAGATCGGCCGCAAGCCGGTGCTCGTCGGCGCGCTCATGGTCATGGGCATCTCGACCGTGCTGATCGGCGTGCTGCCGACCTACGCACAGGTCGGCCTGCTCGCCCCGCTGCTGCTCGGCTTCATCCGCGTCGTGCAGGGCCTCGCCTTCGGCGCCGAGTGGGGTGGCGCCATCCTCATGACCTTCGAGCACGCGCCGTGGAAGAAGCGCGGCCGCTACACCGCCATCCCGCAGGCCGGTGTGCCGTTCGGCGTGCTGCTCGCGAACGTCGTCTTCCTGCTCTCGTCGCAGCTCGACAGCGAGCTCGCCTGGCGTCTGCCGTTCCTGCTCAGCGCCGTGCTGATCATCGCCGGCATGATCATCCGCCTGAAGGTGTCGGAGAGCCCCGAGTTCGAGCACACCAAGGAGATGGGTCTCGTCGTCAAGAACCCGCTCTGGCAGGTCATCAAGAACGACTGGCGCACCGTGCTGCGCGTCATCGCGCTGCGCCTCGCCGAGTCGGGCGGCTTCTACGTGATCGTCACCTACATGCTGAGCTACCTCACCAGCGGCGACGACCCGATCACCGAGCGCTCGGTCGCGCTCACCGGACTCATCGCGGCCGCCGCGCTCGGCGTCGTGACGACGATCCTGTGGGGCACGCTGACCGATCGGATCGGGCGTCGCCCGGTCTACATCGTCGGCACGCTGCTGCTGATCGCCTTCGCGTTCCCGATGTTCCTGCTCGTGAACACCTCGGCGCCGTACCTCATCGTGTTCGTCTACATCGTCGCGATGTCGGTCATCCACGACATGCTCGCCGGCACCCAGGGCGCCTGGTTCTCGGAGCTGTTCAGCACCAACACCCGCGCGTCGGGCGCCTCGATCGGCTACCAGTTCTCGGCCGCGATCTCGGGCTTCATCCCGCTCATCGCGACCGCGGTCGCCGTCGTGCTCGGCTGGGGCGGCGTGGCCATCGTGTACGCGGCCTGCGGTGTGCTCGGCCTGCTCGGCGCCCTGCTGACCCGCGAGACGTGGGGCAAGCGCGAGCGCGCCGACGTCGACCGAGCGATCGCCGAGGTCAAGTAA
- a CDS encoding four-carbon acid sugar kinase family protein encodes MKTIVLDDDPTGTQSATDAVVLLRGGVDALEQVLRERDSVYVQTNSRALHEADAVELVRGIRADGEEAARRLGAEVRFVLRGDSTLRGHVFAETEQFLDGDAVMVFLPAFPDGGRTTRGGVHFVRIGDQDLPAAETEYADDPVFPFADSALVDYVAAKSGRVAHPVDLEAVRAGGVVDALLAAKPGEVVVPDAVDADDIRHVAAAIAAAEAQGVRVVVRSASPLAAELAGVASSGLLATPLIPSPAPTLLVCGSHTAGATAQLAPIVAAWGDPAVVDTALALDDPAAAGRAAAEQAADHVADRGLAIVTTARIRSSEHGTLDHGEKVMAALTTAVRQLLPQVEVVISKGGITSAEVASTGIGATRAVVLGQVLPGVSVWRLTAHDGRELLYVVVPGNVGGPDTLERVVQSLGLRTSVQTA; translated from the coding sequence ATGAAGACCATCGTGCTCGACGACGACCCCACCGGCACGCAGTCGGCCACCGATGCGGTGGTGCTGCTGCGCGGCGGAGTCGACGCCCTCGAGCAGGTGCTGCGCGAGCGCGACAGTGTGTACGTGCAGACCAACAGCCGCGCCCTCCACGAGGCGGATGCGGTCGAGCTGGTGCGCGGCATCCGCGCCGACGGCGAGGAGGCGGCCCGCCGTCTCGGCGCCGAGGTGCGGTTCGTGCTGCGCGGCGACTCGACCCTGCGCGGCCACGTGTTCGCCGAGACCGAGCAGTTCCTCGACGGCGACGCGGTGATGGTCTTCCTCCCGGCCTTCCCCGACGGCGGGCGCACGACCCGCGGGGGAGTGCACTTCGTGCGCATCGGCGACCAGGACCTTCCGGCGGCCGAGACCGAGTACGCCGACGACCCGGTGTTCCCCTTCGCCGACTCGGCGCTCGTCGACTACGTCGCGGCGAAGTCGGGGCGGGTCGCGCATCCAGTCGACCTGGAGGCGGTGCGCGCGGGCGGTGTCGTCGACGCGCTGCTCGCGGCGAAGCCGGGCGAGGTCGTGGTGCCGGATGCGGTCGACGCTGACGACATCCGCCACGTCGCCGCCGCGATCGCCGCGGCCGAGGCGCAGGGGGTGCGCGTCGTCGTGCGCTCGGCGTCGCCGCTCGCGGCCGAGCTGGCCGGGGTCGCGAGCTCGGGACTGCTGGCGACGCCGCTCATCCCGTCTCCCGCGCCGACCCTGCTCGTCTGCGGCTCGCACACCGCCGGCGCCACGGCGCAGCTCGCGCCGATCGTCGCCGCCTGGGGAGACCCGGCGGTCGTCGACACGGCGCTCGCGCTCGACGACCCCGCCGCCGCCGGGCGTGCGGCCGCCGAGCAGGCGGCCGACCACGTCGCCGACCGCGGCCTCGCGATCGTCACGACCGCGCGCATCCGCTCGAGCGAGCACGGCACGCTCGACCACGGCGAGAAGGTCATGGCCGCGCTCACGACCGCCGTACGGCAGCTGCTGCCGCAGGTCGAGGTCGTGATCTCGAAGGGCGGCATCACGAGCGCCGAGGTCGCCTCGACCGGGATCGGCGCCACCCGCGCCGTCGTGCTCGGCCAGGTGCTGCCCGGCGTCTCGGTCTGGCGGCTCACCGCCCACGACGGGCGCGAGCTGCTCTACGTCGTCGTGCCGGGCAACGTCGGCGGCCCCGACACGCTCGAGCGCGTCGTGCAGTCACTCGGACTGCGCACGTCCGTTCAGACCGCGTGA
- the glpX gene encoding class II fructose-bisphosphatase — translation MTTETGTLFLHPDRNLALELVRATEAAAIRAVPFIGRGDKNGADGAAVDAMRKFLGTVNFDGVVVIGEGEKDEAPMLFNGEHVGNGRGPACDIAVDPIDGTSLTASGRRNAISMIAAADRGAMLDAHTVFYMEKIVTGPEGIGVVDLRQSVAENIQKLAKAKGKPVSEMSIGILDRPRHEGLIEEIRAAGAGTRLLLDGDVAGGIDAASYEGRLDMCIGIGGSPEGVATACAIKALGGLIQTRLAPKTDEEKQKGLDAGLKFDHVYSADELVKGDNTFFVATGVTDGNLVGGVRRKGPIIRTESIVLRARSGTIRRVTADHLVEKWLDEGEFAGL, via the coding sequence GTGACCACCGAGACGGGAACCCTGTTCCTGCACCCCGACCGCAACCTGGCTCTCGAGCTCGTCCGCGCGACCGAGGCCGCCGCCATCCGCGCCGTGCCGTTCATCGGGCGCGGCGACAAGAACGGCGCCGACGGCGCGGCCGTGGATGCGATGCGCAAATTCCTCGGCACCGTCAACTTCGACGGCGTCGTCGTCATCGGCGAGGGCGAGAAGGACGAGGCGCCGATGCTCTTCAACGGCGAGCACGTCGGCAACGGCCGCGGCCCCGCCTGCGACATCGCCGTCGACCCGATCGACGGCACCTCGCTCACCGCGTCGGGACGACGCAATGCGATCTCGATGATCGCCGCCGCCGACCGCGGCGCGATGCTGGATGCGCACACCGTGTTCTACATGGAGAAGATCGTCACCGGTCCGGAGGGGATCGGCGTCGTCGACCTGCGCCAGTCGGTCGCCGAGAACATCCAGAAGCTCGCGAAGGCGAAGGGCAAGCCGGTCAGCGAGATGTCGATCGGCATCCTCGACCGCCCGCGCCACGAGGGCCTGATCGAGGAGATCCGTGCGGCCGGGGCCGGCACGCGTCTGCTGCTCGACGGCGACGTCGCGGGCGGCATCGATGCAGCGAGCTACGAGGGTCGCCTCGACATGTGCATCGGCATCGGCGGCAGCCCCGAGGGCGTCGCGACCGCGTGCGCGATCAAGGCGCTCGGCGGCCTCATCCAGACCCGTCTCGCGCCGAAGACCGACGAGGAGAAGCAGAAGGGCCTGGATGCCGGCCTGAAGTTCGACCACGTCTACAGCGCCGACGAGCTCGTCAAGGGCGACAACACCTTCTTCGTCGCGACCGGCGTCACCGACGGCAACCTCGTCGGCGGCGTGCGCCGCAAGGGGCCGATCATCCGCACCGAGTCGATCGTGCTGCGGGCGCGCTCGGGCACCATCCGCCGCGTCACCGCCGACCACCTGGTCGAGAAGTGGCTCGATGAGGGCGAGTTCGCCGGGCTCTGA
- a CDS encoding TetR family transcriptional regulator, which translates to MVLPEGFVEVRVRARPMAPEDRRDAIIEAVIPLLLEHGRDVSTKRIAQAAGIAEGTVFRAFGDKESLIRAAVAKHFDPLPLRTQLRGIDHELPLEPKLAAVIGLLRDRMTGVIRLMAAFGGQAPGAPDPSTERDPDEEWIDILAELVERDRDRLAVGIPELAFYLRLVAFGAAVPQFNAPHEFGSAELAAFVAGGVLHHHPAGEPRTDG; encoded by the coding sequence GTGGTGCTGCCGGAGGGGTTCGTCGAGGTGCGGGTGCGGGCGCGCCCGATGGCGCCCGAGGATCGGCGCGACGCCATCATCGAGGCCGTCATCCCGCTGCTGCTCGAGCACGGGCGCGACGTCAGCACCAAGCGCATCGCCCAGGCCGCCGGCATCGCCGAGGGCACCGTGTTCCGGGCCTTCGGCGACAAGGAGAGCCTCATCCGGGCCGCCGTCGCCAAGCACTTCGACCCGCTGCCGCTGCGCACGCAGCTGCGCGGCATCGACCACGAGCTGCCGCTCGAGCCGAAGCTCGCGGCCGTGATCGGGCTGCTGCGCGACCGCATGACCGGCGTGATCCGACTGATGGCCGCGTTCGGCGGCCAGGCGCCCGGCGCGCCCGATCCGTCGACCGAGCGCGACCCCGACGAGGAGTGGATCGACATCCTCGCCGAACTCGTCGAGCGCGATCGCGACCGGCTCGCCGTCGGCATCCCCGAGCTCGCCTTCTACCTCCGCCTCGTCGCCTTCGGCGCGGCCGTCCCCCAGTTCAACGCACCTCACGAGTTCGGCTCGGCCGAGCTCGCCGCCTTCGTCGCCGGCGGCGTCCTCCACCACCACCCCGCGGGAGAACCCCGCACCGACGGATAG
- a CDS encoding ABC transporter ATP-binding protein yields the protein MLLRLLARFLKPYRPLLIAVIVFQFGQSIASLYLPSLNAEIIDEGVAKNDTGFILSTGAIMLLITLVQVACSIAAVYFGARAAMAVGRDLRGAVFERVGVFSEREVAHFGAPSLITRTTNDVQQVQMLVLMSATLLVSAPILAIGGVIMALREDVQLSWIMVVAVPVLLIAVSLIVSRMVPWFRRQQDRLDGINRVLREQLTGIRVVRAFVREPIEVDRFKDANAAVTQAALMAGRYFALMFPVVMLVLNLSSVAVLWFGAYRIDDGSLQVGSLTAFLQYLLQILGAVMMATMLGFLLPRATVSADRIGEVLETQPSVATPADPVRETAGTGDVELRNATFAYPGADQPVLRSVSFTARRGETTAIIGSTGSGKTTLIGLLPRLFDVTGGEVLVDGVDVRRLDPDLLWGRIGLVPQKAYLFSGTIASNLRYGNPEASDEELWTALDIAQARDFVEELPDGLDAPIAQGGTNVSGGQRQRLAIARALVKRPEVYVFDDSFSALDTATDARLRAALDRSVGDATRIVVAQRVSTIVDADQILVLDDGEIVGRGTHDELLQTSEEYAEIVASQLTAEEAA from the coding sequence GTGCTCCTCCGGCTCCTCGCCCGCTTCCTCAAGCCCTACAGACCGCTGCTCATCGCGGTGATCGTGTTCCAGTTCGGCCAGTCCATCGCCTCGCTGTACCTGCCGAGCCTCAACGCCGAGATCATCGATGAGGGCGTCGCCAAGAACGACACCGGCTTCATCCTCTCGACCGGCGCGATCATGCTGCTCATCACGCTCGTGCAGGTCGCCTGCTCGATCGCCGCCGTCTACTTCGGCGCCCGCGCCGCGATGGCGGTCGGCCGCGACCTGCGCGGCGCCGTCTTCGAGCGGGTCGGCGTGTTCTCCGAGCGGGAGGTCGCCCACTTCGGCGCCCCGTCGCTCATCACCCGCACCACGAACGACGTGCAGCAGGTGCAGATGCTCGTGCTGATGAGCGCGACGCTGCTGGTCTCGGCGCCGATCCTCGCGATCGGCGGCGTGATCATGGCGCTGCGCGAGGATGTGCAGCTCAGCTGGATCATGGTCGTCGCCGTCCCGGTGCTGCTCATCGCCGTCAGCCTGATCGTGTCGCGCATGGTGCCCTGGTTCCGCCGCCAGCAGGATCGCCTCGACGGCATCAACCGGGTGCTGCGCGAGCAGTTGACCGGCATCCGCGTCGTGCGCGCCTTCGTGCGCGAGCCCATCGAGGTCGACCGCTTCAAGGATGCGAACGCGGCCGTCACGCAGGCCGCGCTGATGGCCGGGCGGTACTTCGCGCTGATGTTCCCGGTCGTCATGCTCGTGCTCAATCTGTCGAGCGTCGCCGTGCTGTGGTTCGGCGCGTACCGCATCGACGACGGCAGCCTGCAGGTCGGATCGCTCACGGCGTTCCTGCAGTACCTGCTGCAGATCCTCGGCGCCGTGATGATGGCGACGATGCTCGGCTTCCTGCTGCCGCGCGCGACGGTCTCGGCCGACCGCATCGGCGAGGTGCTCGAGACGCAGCCCTCGGTCGCGACACCCGCCGATCCGGTGCGCGAGACCGCCGGAACCGGCGACGTCGAGCTGCGGAACGCGACCTTCGCCTACCCCGGCGCCGATCAGCCGGTGCTGCGCTCGGTGTCGTTCACCGCCCGACGCGGCGAGACGACGGCGATCATCGGCTCGACCGGCTCGGGCAAGACGACGCTGATCGGGCTCCTGCCGCGCCTGTTCGACGTGACCGGCGGCGAGGTGCTCGTCGATGGCGTGGATGTGCGCCGCCTCGACCCCGATCTGCTCTGGGGCCGCATCGGACTGGTGCCACAGAAGGCGTACCTGTTCAGCGGCACGATCGCCTCGAACCTGCGCTACGGCAATCCCGAGGCGAGCGACGAGGAGCTGTGGACCGCGCTCGACATCGCGCAGGCCCGCGACTTCGTCGAGGAGCTGCCGGACGGGCTGGATGCGCCGATCGCCCAGGGCGGCACGAACGTCTCCGGCGGTCAGCGCCAGCGCCTCGCGATCGCGCGGGCGCTCGTGAAGCGGCCGGAGGTCTACGTGTTCGACGACTCCTTCTCGGCGCTCGACACGGCGACGGATGCGCGGCTGAGAGCCGCGCTCGATCGGAGCGTCGGCGATGCGACCCGCATCGTGGTCGCCCAGCGGGTGTCGACGATCGTCGACGCCGATCAGATCCTCGTGCTCGACGACGGAGAGATCGTCGGGCGCGGAACCCACGACGAGCTGCTGCAGACCTCGGAGGAGTACGCCGAGATCGTGGCCAGCCAGCTCACGGCGGAGGAGGCGGCATGA
- a CDS encoding ABC transporter ATP-binding protein, giving the protein MSDATKSTGDDTSSRPAAAPPRRGPGGGGGPFGGPGLPAEKSADFRGSALRLLGTLRPDRVGLIGVLVLGVVSVILSVLGPKVLGEATNVIFAGVIGKGLPDGLSKQQVVDGLVKDGDTARADMIRGLDVVPGQGIDFSALQLVLGIVLALYVLSSVFGWLQSYVLNGIIQRTVYRLREQIEQKIHRLPLSYFDKQPRGELLSRVTNDIDNISQTLSQTISQAITSLLTVVGVVVMMFVISPWLALIALVTIPLTLVVTTLIAKRSQKLFVAQWKHTGELNAQIEEGYSGHALVKVFGRHKEVEQRFGEKNEELFKASFGAQFVSGIIMPAMMFIGNLVYVAIAVVGGLLVANGSMRLGDVQAFIQYARQFTQPLSQLGSMVNVLQSGVASAERVFELLDADEQSPDPATPERPAGRGGRLAFERVDFDYVPDKPLIRDLTLVAEPGQTIAIVGPTGAGKTTLVNLIMRFYEPQSGRITLDGADIAAMSRADLRSRTGMVLQDTWLFAGTIRDNIAYGRPGASEEEILDAAQASFVDRFVHSLPEGYDTVLDDEASNISAGEKQLLTIARAFLARPSVLILDEATSSVDTRTELLVQRAMAELRRDRTSFVIAHRLSTIRDADLILVMEKGSIVEQGTHAQLLEQGGAYARLYQAQFAAPVDESQDEPMPDAGQGALVGAAVGAPASLGTESGAIPLGGPGAEGAPVASSALGAPVVPPAATEAEPPSPSRPGAEGGQDSTRS; this is encoded by the coding sequence ATGAGCGACGCGACGAAGTCCACGGGCGACGACACGAGCTCGCGTCCCGCGGCCGCGCCGCCGCGGCGCGGTCCCGGCGGCGGGGGAGGCCCCTTCGGCGGTCCCGGCCTGCCGGCCGAGAAGAGCGCCGACTTCCGCGGCTCGGCGCTGCGCCTGCTCGGCACGCTGCGCCCCGACCGCGTCGGCCTCATCGGCGTGCTGGTGCTCGGCGTGGTCAGCGTCATCCTCTCGGTGCTCGGGCCGAAGGTGCTCGGCGAGGCGACGAACGTCATCTTCGCGGGCGTCATCGGCAAGGGGCTGCCCGACGGGCTGTCGAAGCAGCAGGTCGTCGACGGCCTCGTGAAGGACGGCGACACCGCGCGCGCCGACATGATCCGCGGGCTGGACGTCGTGCCCGGCCAGGGCATCGACTTCTCGGCCCTGCAGCTCGTGCTCGGCATCGTGCTGGCGCTCTACGTGCTGTCGTCGGTGTTCGGCTGGCTGCAGAGCTACGTGCTCAACGGCATCATCCAGCGCACCGTGTACCGCCTGCGCGAGCAGATCGAGCAGAAGATCCACCGCCTGCCGCTGTCGTACTTCGACAAGCAGCCGCGCGGCGAGCTGCTCAGCCGCGTCACGAACGACATCGACAACATCTCGCAGACCCTGTCGCAGACGATCAGCCAGGCGATCACCTCGCTGCTCACCGTCGTCGGCGTCGTCGTGATGATGTTCGTCATCTCGCCGTGGCTCGCGCTCATCGCGCTCGTCACGATCCCGCTCACGCTGGTCGTGACGACGCTGATCGCGAAGCGCTCGCAGAAGCTCTTCGTCGCGCAGTGGAAGCACACGGGCGAACTCAATGCGCAGATCGAGGAGGGCTACAGCGGCCACGCGCTCGTGAAGGTCTTCGGTCGGCACAAGGAGGTCGAGCAGCGCTTCGGCGAGAAGAACGAGGAGCTGTTCAAGGCCAGCTTCGGCGCCCAGTTCGTCAGCGGCATCATCATGCCCGCGATGATGTTCATCGGGAACCTGGTCTACGTCGCGATCGCCGTCGTCGGCGGGCTCCTGGTCGCGAACGGCTCGATGCGGCTCGGCGACGTGCAGGCCTTCATCCAGTACGCGCGCCAGTTCACCCAGCCGCTGTCGCAGCTCGGCTCGATGGTCAACGTGCTGCAGTCGGGCGTCGCCAGCGCCGAGCGCGTCTTCGAGCTGCTGGATGCCGACGAGCAGAGCCCCGACCCGGCGACGCCCGAGCGCCCGGCCGGTCGCGGCGGCCGCCTCGCCTTCGAGCGCGTCGACTTCGACTACGTGCCCGACAAGCCGCTCATCCGCGACCTCACGCTCGTCGCCGAGCCCGGCCAGACGATCGCGATCGTCGGACCGACCGGGGCCGGCAAGACGACGCTGGTGAACCTGATCATGCGCTTCTACGAGCCGCAGTCGGGGCGCATCACGCTCGACGGCGCCGACATCGCCGCGATGTCGCGGGCCGATCTGCGCTCGCGCACCGGCATGGTGCTGCAGGACACGTGGCTCTTCGCCGGCACGATCCGCGACAACATCGCGTACGGCCGCCCGGGCGCGTCGGAGGAGGAGATCCTCGACGCCGCGCAGGCGAGCTTCGTCGACCGCTTCGTGCACTCGCTGCCCGAGGGCTATGACACGGTGCTCGACGACGAGGCGTCGAACATCAGCGCCGGCGAGAAGCAGCTGCTCACGATCGCGCGGGCGTTCCTGGCCCGGCCGAGCGTGCTGATCCTCGACGAGGCCACCAGCTCGGTCGACACCCGGACCGAGCTGCTCGTGCAGCGGGCGATGGCCGAGCTGCGGCGCGACCGCACGAGCTTCGTGATCGCGCACCGGCTGTCGACGATCCGGGATGCCGACCTCATCCTCGTCATGGAGAAGGGCTCCATCGTCGAGCAGGGCACGCACGCCCAGCTGCTCGAGCAGGGCGGCGCGTATGCGCGGCTTTACCAGGCCCAGTTCGCGGCGCCGGTGGACGAGAGCCAGGACGAGCCGATGCCGGACGCTGGTCAGGGCGCTCTGGTCGGCGCTGCGGTCGGCGCGCCGGCATCGCTCGGTACCGAGAGCGGAGCGATCCCGCTCGGCGGACCAGGCGCCGAGGGAGCGCCGGTCGCGTCGAGCGCACTCGGCGCTCCGGTGGTGCCGCCGGCCGCGACGGAGGCTGAACCGCCGTCGCCGAGCCGGCCGGGAGCGGAAGGCGGTCAGGACTCGACACGGTCCTGA
- the rmuC gene encoding DNA recombination protein RmuC, translating to MDALSLLIGLVLGLVVGGVAAVLLLRSRRGGAGADAAGTAIDDPRLVAERHARELDAVRAEQAARQGELAAQLSGVQSALAGAREQLAGQQELYRDLMERSETDRRERIQRDQKDSAAESKVLQALSPVQESLRLMQAKVVELETQRSEQHGQLSEQLKSAVDSEERLRATAESLASALRNNATRGVWGETQLRNVVEAAGLTNRVDFQLQSSITSEHGAGRPDMVVHLPGGKSIAVDAKVPYNSYLEASSIPATATGEEEARRASLLDQHAKQVRAHVDALARKSYWTGLDASPEFTVAFIPSESLLAAALEHDATLLEYAFGKRIALASPVNLWAVLKTVAFTWQQDVLTDDAKRLFDLSKELYGRLATLSDYADKLGRSIASTVTSYNRFAASLESRVLVTARKLDALDEGKVIGEPKTLDERPSTLSAPELTETLAHELDALDATLDRVDEPDPDRAGLNAGADSHADDADAESEHAARASSDGESRQSA from the coding sequence ATGGACGCGCTCTCGCTGCTGATCGGACTCGTGCTCGGCCTCGTCGTCGGCGGGGTCGCCGCCGTGCTGCTTCTGCGATCGCGGCGCGGCGGCGCGGGCGCGGATGCCGCCGGCACGGCGATCGACGACCCGCGCCTCGTCGCCGAGCGGCACGCGCGCGAACTGGATGCGGTGCGCGCCGAGCAGGCCGCCCGCCAGGGCGAGCTCGCCGCACAGCTCTCCGGAGTGCAGTCGGCTCTCGCCGGAGCCCGCGAGCAGCTCGCCGGGCAGCAGGAGCTCTACCGCGACCTCATGGAGCGCAGCGAGACCGATCGGCGCGAGCGCATCCAGCGCGACCAGAAGGATTCCGCCGCCGAGAGCAAGGTGCTGCAGGCGCTGAGCCCGGTGCAGGAGTCGCTGCGCCTGATGCAGGCGAAGGTGGTCGAGCTCGAGACCCAGCGCAGCGAGCAGCACGGGCAGCTCAGCGAGCAGCTGAAGAGCGCCGTCGACTCGGAGGAGCGGCTGCGGGCCACGGCCGAGTCGCTCGCCTCGGCGCTGCGCAACAACGCGACCCGTGGCGTGTGGGGCGAGACGCAGCTGCGCAACGTCGTCGAGGCCGCGGGTCTCACGAACCGCGTGGACTTCCAGCTGCAGTCGTCGATCACCTCCGAGCACGGCGCCGGTCGACCCGACATGGTCGTGCACCTGCCCGGCGGCAAGTCGATCGCGGTCGATGCGAAGGTTCCCTACAACAGCTACCTCGAGGCGTCGAGCATCCCCGCGACGGCGACCGGTGAGGAGGAGGCCCGCCGAGCGAGCCTGCTGGACCAGCACGCCAAGCAGGTGCGCGCCCACGTGGATGCGCTGGCCCGCAAGAGCTACTGGACGGGCCTCGACGCGAGCCCGGAGTTCACGGTCGCGTTCATCCCGAGCGAGTCGCTGCTCGCCGCGGCGCTCGAGCACGACGCGACCCTGCTCGAGTACGCCTTCGGCAAGCGCATCGCCCTCGCCAGCCCGGTCAACCTCTGGGCGGTGCTGAAGACGGTCGCCTTCACCTGGCAGCAGGACGTGCTGACCGACGACGCGAAGCGCCTCTTCGACCTCAGCAAGGAGCTCTACGGCCGGCTCGCGACCCTCTCCGACTACGCCGACAAGCTCGGACGATCGATCGCCTCGACCGTCACGAGCTACAACCGCTTCGCCGCGTCGCTCGAGAGCCGCGTGCTCGTCACGGCCCGCAAGCTCGATGCGCTCGACGAGGGCAAGGTCATCGGCGAGCCGAAGACGCTCGACGAGCGGCCGAGCACGCTCTCCGCTCCCGAGCTGACCGAGACGCTCGCCCACGAGCTCGATGCCCTGGATGCGACGCTCGACCGGGTCGACGAGCCCGACCCCGACCGCGCGGGACTCAACGCCGGAGCCGACTCCCACGCCGACGACGCCGACGCCGAGTCCGAGCACGCCGCGCGCGCGAGTAGCGACGGGGAGAGCCGGCAGTCCGCCTGA
- a CDS encoding exonuclease domain-containing protein: MPVDFTAIDFETANSSSASACSVGLVKVRDGRVVDKAGWLIRPPAGHDHFVEWNVRIHGIMQADVVDAPLWVEQLPDLMAFAGGDMMVAHNAGFDMGVIKGACAASLVEHPAIDYVCSLQVARKSYELDSYRLPSAARAAGFDDFNHHDAIADSEACAAIMIDAARRWGADDLRALAAAAGVRVSSTAPKPAVDVAATRAADARSAAAQALRVAPMSAGGWAPPPLSV, translated from the coding sequence GTGCCAGTGGACTTCACCGCGATCGACTTCGAGACCGCCAACTCGTCGTCGGCGAGCGCCTGCTCGGTCGGCCTGGTGAAGGTGCGCGACGGCCGCGTCGTCGACAAGGCCGGGTGGCTCATCCGCCCGCCGGCCGGGCACGACCACTTCGTCGAGTGGAACGTGCGCATCCACGGCATCATGCAGGCGGATGTCGTCGATGCCCCGCTGTGGGTCGAGCAGCTGCCCGACCTCATGGCCTTCGCCGGCGGCGACATGATGGTCGCCCACAACGCCGGATTCGACATGGGCGTGATCAAGGGCGCGTGCGCCGCGAGCCTGGTCGAGCATCCCGCGATCGACTACGTCTGCAGCCTGCAGGTCGCCCGCAAGAGCTACGAGCTCGACAGCTACCGGCTGCCGTCGGCGGCGCGGGCCGCGGGATTCGACGACTTCAACCACCACGACGCGATCGCCGACTCGGAGGCGTGCGCGGCGATCATGATCGACGCCGCCCGCCGGTGGGGCGCCGACGACCTGCGCGCGCTCGCCGCCGCCGCCGGGGTGCGCGTCTCATCGACGGCACCGAAGCCCGCGGTCGACGTGGCCGCGACGCGCGCCGCCGATGCGCGCAGCGCGGCAGCCCAGGCGCTCCGTGTCGCGCCGATGTCGGCGGGCGGATGGGCGCCGCCGCCGCTGTCGGTCTGA